The following coding sequences are from one Triticum dicoccoides isolate Atlit2015 ecotype Zavitan chromosome 4A, WEW_v2.0, whole genome shotgun sequence window:
- the LOC119285008 gene encoding F-box protein SKIP22-like, whose protein sequence is MKLRLRSMDARGGVAETHRVQLPDTAVLADVKSFLAAKLSAAQPVPAESVRLSLNRSQELCSPDPSATLAALGLASGDLLYFTLSAELLSQPPPPQTLPRNPSPDTASIGQIASGSQSPGEAGGSSSPPQNLHIQPVSSSLPQNLHIEPISSPRPRALHVEPILPVASDPPDVVMAEAVHAPKSLSSLVIGILKREMEAEDAGCANGTVIHRLAVSLQAALVDAGFLAENPMGSRPGLLKDWASGAAATLTVKYTLPELVAMLPEGEEGKTVVLNCSLMPNFVMIYGCVPGACSEVRRLCLELPKLAPLLYLDSNEVGATEEKEILELWRVLKDELCLPLMISLCQLNGLRLPPCLMALPGDLKAKVLEFVPGVDLARVQCACKELQDLAADDNLWKMRLELEMSPSSKGSGWSGDWKQRFVAAWKVDNSRRHHKRPPSPRFSGYGWGIGTRNPLNFPVIGGDSDRLPFINHNILGRSFGNQRRNISPNCNFEGHRQGFP, encoded by the coding sequence ATGAAGCTTCGGCTGCGTTCCATggacgcgcgcggcggcgtcgctgaGACGCACCGCGTGCAGCTGCCGGACACGGCCGTGCTCGCCGATGTGAAGTCCTTCCTCGCCGCCAAGCTCTCCGCCGCGCAGCCCGTCCCCGCCGAGTCCGTTCGCCTCTCCCTCAACCGCTCGCAGGAGCTCTGTTCACCGGACCCCTCAGCCACCCTCGCCGCCCTCGGCCTCGCATCCGGTGACCTCCTCTATTTCACGCTCTCCGCAGAATTATTATcgcagccaccgcctcctcaaACACTTCCCCGGAACCCTAGCCCGGATACAGCCTCCATCGGGCAAATTGCTTCCGGTTCCCAATCTCCTGGGGAGGCCGGTGGATCCTCGTCACCGCCGCAAAATCTACACATACAGCCTGTCTCTTCGTCGCTACCGCAAAATCTACACATAGAGCCTATCTCTTCGCCGAGGCCGCGAGCCCTCCACGTGGAGCCTATTTTGCCCGTGGCATCTGATCCGCCCGATGTGGTGATGGCGGAGGCCGTCCACGCACCCAAGAGCTTGTCGAGCCTTGTGATTGGGATTCTCAAGCGGGAGATGGAGGCGGAGGATGCTGGATGCGCAAATGGTACAGTTATCCATCGCCTAGCTGTGTCCCTGCAGGCAGCTCTTGTCGATGCTGGCTTCCTTGCGGAGAATCCGATGGGGTCTCGCCCCGGATTGCTGAAGGACTGGGCCTCGGGTGCAGCGGCAACACTGACCGTAAAGTACACCCTACCGGAGCTTGTCGCCATGCTACCTGAGGGTGAAGAGGGGAAGACAGTGGTTTTGAACTGCTCATTGATGCCAAATTTTGTGATGATATATGGGTGTGTGCCTGGGGCATGCTCAGAAGTGCGCAGATTGTGCTTGGAGTTACCAAAGCTGGCGCCGCTGCTATATCTGGATAGCAATGAAGTGGGTGCAACAGAGGAGAAGGAGATTCTTGAGCTTTGGAGGGTGCTGAAGGATGAGCTGTGTCTTCCGCTGATGATATCTTTGTGCCAACTCAACGGGTTGCGCTTGCCGCCGTGCTTGATGGCATTGCCAGGTGATCTGAAGGCTAaagtcttggagtttgttcctgggGTTGATCTTGCAAGGGTTCAGTGCGCATGCAAGGAATTGCAGGATCTTGCAGCAGATGATAATCTTTGGAAGATGAGGCTTGAACTGGAGATGAGTCCTTCTAGCAAGGGTTCTGGATGGAGCGGAGATTGGAAGCAAAGGTTTGTGGCAGCTTGGAAGGTGGACAACAGTAGGAGGCATCACAAGAGACCACCCAGCCCAAGGTTTTCGGGCTATGGTTGGGGGATCGGTACACGTAACCCACTTAACTTCCCAGTAATTGGTGGTGATTCGGACCGTCTGCCCTTTATAAATCACAATATCCTTGGGCGTAGTTTTGGAAATCAGCGGAGGAACATCTCGCCCAACTGCAATTTCGAGGGTCATCGCCAAGGGTTTCCTTGA